In a single window of the Haloarcula salinisoli genome:
- a CDS encoding metal-dependent hydrolase — MPWTHAIVAYIGFSLASHGFSRTAPTTRETALVAVGALLPDLIDKPLAWQFGVLQGGRTLGHSIFIAVPLSVAAVVVAVRRGRPRLGVAFAAGYLLHLPGDILPTYLATGELQIGTLLWPLTDGGGSQGESFVRKVMSNVVPYVTDIAAAVLSGDLSRGLVLFLSLWALAIALWVYDGMPVVRDSYEWLRRAIGRQL; from the coding sequence ATGCCATGGACACACGCAATCGTCGCCTACATCGGGTTCTCGCTCGCTTCACACGGGTTCTCGCGGACCGCTCCCACGACCCGCGAGACGGCACTGGTCGCGGTCGGGGCCCTCCTCCCTGACCTCATCGACAAACCACTGGCCTGGCAGTTCGGCGTGCTCCAGGGCGGCCGGACGCTGGGACATTCGATTTTCATCGCGGTCCCACTCTCTGTCGCCGCCGTCGTCGTCGCCGTCCGTCGGGGACGCCCACGGCTCGGGGTGGCGTTCGCTGCCGGCTACCTGCTGCACCTCCCAGGGGATATCCTCCCGACGTATCTCGCTACCGGGGAGCTCCAGATAGGGACGCTTCTCTGGCCACTCACTGACGGTGGCGGGTCCCAAGGGGAGAGTTTCGTTCGGAAAGTCATGAGCAACGTGGTCCCCTACGTGACGGACATCGCAGCGGCCGTCCTGTCGGGTGACCTGTCACGGGGACTGGTGCTCTTTCTCTCGCTGTGGGCGCTCGCGATTGCGCTGTGGGTCTACGACGGGATGCCCGTCGTACGGGACAGCTACGAGTGGCTTAGACGGGCTATCGGTCGGCAGCTCTGA
- a CDS encoding polysaccharide deacetylase family protein, whose protein sequence is MTIAGGRQACITLDLENNWELEGPKLKYATFEHLDEYIELLESLDLPLSVFVVGQTVEERPDAIEQLRERLDVEFHLHSYSHDLSGTASLEDEVRKGKRAFESYFGRSPQGYRSTQGRIDRAGLRTLESEGFLFDSSVFPTYRPGVYNNLDAPIEPYRPPEAQSLFEIPVGVVPGLRIPLSQGYIKAMEGPLLAALRHVPLKDVVVFNTHLQDFFHTRAHDQLDQPKRFFYERNIENAERVFRRVVETLRRDGFSFMKMTDVYERCTDGKD, encoded by the coding sequence ATGACGATTGCCGGCGGACGCCAGGCGTGTATCACGCTGGATCTCGAAAACAACTGGGAGCTCGAGGGGCCGAAGCTGAAATACGCGACGTTCGAGCATCTCGACGAGTACATCGAGCTCCTCGAATCGCTCGACCTGCCACTTTCCGTCTTCGTGGTCGGCCAGACCGTCGAAGAGCGACCGGACGCCATCGAACAGTTGCGTGAGCGACTCGACGTCGAGTTCCATCTGCACTCGTACTCCCATGACCTCTCGGGGACGGCGAGCCTCGAAGACGAGGTGCGAAAAGGGAAACGAGCGTTCGAATCTTACTTCGGCCGCTCACCGCAGGGGTACCGGTCGACCCAGGGGCGAATCGACCGGGCCGGCCTCCGGACGCTCGAATCGGAGGGGTTTCTGTTCGATTCGAGCGTCTTTCCGACGTACCGTCCCGGGGTGTACAACAACCTCGACGCCCCCATCGAACCGTACCGACCGCCCGAGGCCCAGTCGCTGTTCGAGATTCCGGTCGGCGTCGTTCCGGGGCTCCGGATTCCGCTCTCGCAGGGGTATATCAAGGCGATGGAGGGGCCGTTGCTCGCCGCGCTGCGTCACGTCCCGTTAAAGGACGTGGTCGTGTTCAACACGCATCTCCAGGATTTCTTCCACACACGTGCCCACGACCAGCTCGACCAGCCAAAGCGGTTCTTCTACGAGCGGAATATCGAGAACGCCGAGCGGGTGTTCCGGCGGGTCGTCGAGACACTGCGCCGTGACGGGTTCTCCTTTATGAAAATGACGGACGTCTACGAGCGCTGTACAGACGGCAAGGACTGA
- a CDS encoding pyridoxamine 5'-phosphate oxidase family protein codes for MSETSVAMGDEERDEFLGRGGTGVLSLSTDGGPPHTVPVSYGYDSAEATFYFRLAVGQSHSKGSLPDRAVSFVTFDRTDDHWHSVVAEGHLEDVEREGIGTETLEGLHRVEIPLIGIFDHPTREVDFQFYRLVPDELTGRVQS; via the coding sequence ATGTCAGAAACGAGTGTCGCGATGGGAGACGAGGAACGAGACGAGTTCCTCGGTCGGGGTGGGACGGGTGTGCTCTCGCTGTCCACCGACGGGGGGCCGCCCCATACCGTCCCCGTTTCGTACGGCTACGACAGCGCAGAGGCGACCTTCTACTTCCGGCTGGCCGTCGGCCAGTCCCACTCGAAGGGCTCGCTCCCCGACAGAGCCGTCTCCTTTGTCACGTTCGACCGCACGGACGACCACTGGCACAGTGTCGTCGCGGAGGGCCACCTCGAAGACGTCGAGCGCGAGGGTATCGGGACCGAGACCCTCGAGGGGTTACACAGAGTCGAGATTCCGCTTATCGGTATCTTCGACCACCCCACCCGCGAAGTCGACTTCCAGTTCTATCGGCTGGTTCCGGACGAATTGACCGGGCGCGTTCAGTCCTGA
- a CDS encoding VIT1/CCC1 transporter family protein, protein MPSIRDTAVRLLGDEDVRSISRRYFVSNGFDGTLTCIGVVVGAVLSGVPDGVTVVKIGLGAAVGLGTSAVWSVWEIERAETRAEILRIEQAMLVDLDDTRVQRDRQGERLVHATMSGLGPLIGILVPLSPFVLEGTVFSMVEAALLAVGLGIAILGVFGAYMGSISGQRWYVAAARMALAGLVVAVINVFLPG, encoded by the coding sequence GTGCCCTCTATTCGCGACACAGCGGTGCGGCTCCTTGGCGACGAGGACGTGCGGTCGATATCGCGCCGGTACTTCGTCTCCAATGGGTTCGACGGGACGCTGACCTGCATCGGCGTCGTCGTCGGGGCCGTCCTTTCCGGGGTGCCCGACGGGGTCACGGTCGTCAAGATCGGTCTGGGGGCGGCGGTCGGGCTCGGGACCTCCGCCGTCTGGAGCGTCTGGGAGATAGAGCGCGCCGAGACGAGAGCCGAGATTCTCCGCATCGAACAGGCGATGCTCGTCGACCTCGACGACACACGGGTCCAGCGGGACAGACAGGGCGAACGGCTCGTCCACGCGACGATGAGCGGCCTGGGGCCACTCATCGGCATCCTCGTCCCACTCTCGCCGTTCGTCCTCGAAGGGACTGTCTTCTCGATGGTCGAGGCGGCCCTCCTCGCGGTCGGGCTGGGTATCGCCATCCTCGGCGTCTTCGGCGCGTACATGGGGTCGATATCCGGCCAGCGATGGTACGTGGCGGCGGCCCGCATGGCGCTGGCCGGATTGGTCGTCGCCGTCATCAACGTCTTTCTCCCGGGGTAG
- the trxA gene encoding thioredoxin: MTTDTAADTDIEPSDEPVAVSGPEQLDDLLASHDVVLVDFYADWCGPCKMLEPVVERLAAETDAIVAKVDVDANQQLASDYGVRGVPTLVLFADGTQVEEVVGVQPEDQLRSLVASHT; this comes from the coding sequence ATGACAACTGATACTGCAGCCGACACAGACATAGAACCGAGCGACGAGCCAGTGGCCGTATCGGGCCCCGAGCAGCTCGACGACCTCCTCGCGTCCCACGACGTGGTACTCGTCGACTTCTACGCCGACTGGTGTGGCCCGTGCAAGATGCTAGAGCCCGTCGTCGAACGGCTGGCCGCGGAGACCGACGCAATCGTCGCGAAGGTCGACGTCGACGCGAACCAGCAACTCGCCAGCGACTACGGTGTTCGCGGCGTGCCGACGCTCGTCCTCTTTGCCGACGGCACGCAGGTCGAGGAGGTCGTCGGCGTCCAGCCCGAAGACCAGCTGCGCTCGCTCGTGGCGTCACACACGTAG
- a CDS encoding cation-translocating P-type ATPase, whose amino-acid sequence MTTEQASRTTEQPHSKAAEAVLAAADTSPDGLSDAEAADRFDAYGPNEVERGRGRSAVDIFLAQFDSVLIWVLVAAAALSLWAGHAVDAVLIAVIVLANGLFGFVQDYRAEESLAALRELAAPTASVRRDGDTVDVAATELVPGDVVELSGGDVVPADCRLVETSSLEVDEAALTGESVPVSKSVPAVPADTPLAERASMVYRGTNVTRGSGVAIVTATGMDTEVGAIAGELAGTAETDTPLQAELDRLGRLLGLGVIVLAALVVPLLLARGTDPVQSALTAISLAVAAVPEGLPAVVTLTLALGVRRMADEDALVRRLPAVEALGAVDTICTDKTGTLTEGRMSVTRCWVNDSVVSPGASLERPDAERIDRLLRAGALCNDATAESGDPTEQAILLAAEQRGIDVATLREQRPRTGEIPFSSERKWMGTVHDDAVFVKGAPAVVVEKSSQVLTADGPQPLTDVAAERIHERVDAFADDALRVLAIAVGECGIVERDAVGDPVDISDGLTFVGLVGMLDPPREEVAAAVEATQRAGIDVKMVTGDNARTAAAIGETLGLGGEVATGSDVESLTDAQLRERVESVDVFARTSPAQKVRILQALQSGGHIVAMTGDGVNDAPALKNADIGVAMGVRGTDVAKQASDIVLLDDDYATIERAVERGRAIFDNVWKFVAYLLSANVAEVAIVFVASLLGYLVLPAVQLLWINLLTDGLPALALGADPQSGDVMERPPRDPDRGIVDPGMLGLIGGAGTASTVAILGLLFVTLDGAASVTPYVTTMVFTAFVVLEFEKLYVIRWLRETPALSNVWLAIAVAGSLALQLAVLYTPLNDYFGTVPLGLVDWGYLVALAVGVLPLYLGVAVLVRE is encoded by the coding sequence ATGACCACGGAACAGGCGTCCCGGACCACAGAACAACCCCACAGCAAGGCCGCCGAGGCGGTTCTCGCGGCTGCCGACACCAGCCCCGATGGACTCTCCGATGCCGAGGCGGCCGACCGCTTCGACGCCTATGGCCCGAACGAGGTCGAACGAGGCAGGGGTCGAAGCGCCGTCGATATCTTCCTGGCACAGTTCGACAGCGTGCTCATCTGGGTGCTGGTAGCCGCGGCCGCCCTCTCGCTGTGGGCCGGTCACGCGGTGGACGCGGTGCTCATCGCCGTCATCGTCCTCGCCAACGGCCTGTTCGGGTTCGTCCAGGACTACCGGGCCGAAGAGAGCCTGGCCGCGCTCAGGGAACTGGCGGCGCCGACGGCGAGCGTGCGTCGCGACGGTGATACCGTCGACGTGGCGGCCACAGAGCTGGTCCCCGGGGACGTCGTCGAACTCTCCGGTGGGGACGTCGTTCCAGCGGATTGCCGGCTCGTCGAGACCAGCTCCCTGGAAGTCGACGAGGCTGCTCTCACCGGCGAGAGCGTGCCGGTCTCGAAGTCGGTGCCAGCGGTCCCGGCGGACACGCCGCTCGCGGAGCGAGCATCGATGGTGTACCGGGGGACGAACGTCACCCGCGGGTCCGGCGTCGCTATCGTCACCGCGACTGGGATGGACACCGAGGTCGGCGCTATCGCGGGCGAACTCGCAGGAACGGCCGAGACAGATACACCGCTCCAGGCCGAGCTGGACCGGCTGGGGCGGCTGTTGGGCCTGGGCGTCATCGTCCTCGCGGCGCTTGTCGTCCCGCTGCTCTTGGCCCGCGGGACGGACCCGGTCCAGTCTGCGCTGACGGCTATCTCGCTCGCTGTCGCGGCTGTCCCTGAAGGACTGCCAGCGGTAGTCACGCTGACGCTGGCGCTGGGTGTCAGGCGAATGGCCGACGAGGACGCACTCGTCCGTCGGCTCCCCGCCGTCGAAGCCCTGGGCGCTGTCGACACAATCTGTACGGACAAGACCGGTACCCTGACCGAGGGGCGAATGTCGGTCACGCGCTGCTGGGTCAACGACAGTGTCGTCTCGCCCGGCGCATCGCTCGAGCGCCCCGACGCCGAACGTATCGACCGGCTGCTCCGGGCGGGGGCCCTCTGCAACGACGCCACCGCCGAGTCGGGTGACCCCACCGAGCAGGCCATCCTGCTGGCGGCCGAGCAGCGTGGTATCGACGTCGCTACCCTCCGTGAACAGCGCCCTCGAACCGGTGAGATTCCGTTCTCCTCCGAACGCAAGTGGATGGGGACCGTCCACGACGACGCGGTGTTCGTCAAGGGCGCTCCGGCAGTGGTCGTCGAAAAGTCCTCGCAGGTGCTCACCGCCGACGGGCCACAGCCGTTGACCGACGTGGCCGCCGAGCGAATCCACGAGCGAGTCGACGCCTTCGCCGACGACGCGTTGCGTGTGCTCGCGATTGCCGTCGGCGAGTGTGGTATCGTCGAGCGCGACGCCGTCGGGGACCCGGTCGACATCAGCGACGGACTGACGTTCGTCGGGCTGGTGGGGATGCTCGACCCGCCACGCGAGGAGGTGGCTGCGGCGGTCGAAGCGACCCAGCGGGCCGGCATCGACGTGAAGATGGTGACCGGCGATAACGCTCGCACCGCCGCTGCTATCGGCGAGACGCTGGGACTCGGTGGGGAGGTAGCGACCGGCAGCGATGTCGAGTCACTCACCGACGCCCAGCTCCGCGAGCGCGTCGAGTCAGTCGACGTCTTCGCTCGCACCTCTCCCGCACAGAAGGTCCGTATCCTCCAGGCGTTGCAGTCTGGTGGTCACATCGTCGCGATGACCGGTGACGGCGTCAACGACGCGCCCGCGCTGAAGAACGCGGACATCGGGGTCGCGATGGGGGTTCGGGGCACCGACGTGGCCAAACAGGCCAGCGACATCGTCCTGCTCGACGACGACTACGCGACCATCGAGCGGGCTGTCGAACGGGGCCGGGCCATCTTCGACAACGTCTGGAAGTTCGTCGCCTATCTCCTCAGTGCGAACGTCGCCGAGGTGGCTATCGTCTTCGTCGCCTCGCTGCTGGGGTATCTCGTCCTCCCCGCGGTCCAGTTGCTCTGGATAAACCTCCTGACCGACGGCTTGCCCGCACTGGCCCTTGGCGCCGACCCCCAGAGTGGCGACGTGATGGAGCGCCCACCCCGGGACCCCGACCGCGGTATCGTCGACCCCGGGATGCTGGGGCTCATCGGCGGCGCCGGGACCGCGTCCACGGTGGCTATTCTCGGCCTGTTGTTCGTCACGCTCGACGGCGCGGCGTCGGTCACGCCGTACGTGACGACGATGGTGTTTACGGCCTTCGTCGTCCTGGAGTTCGAGAAGCTCTACGTTATCCGCTGGCTGCGCGAGACGCCAGCGCTGTCGAACGTCTGGCTGGCCATCGCCGTCGCCGGTTCGCTCGCGTTGCAACTCGCGGTTCTGTACACACCGCTCAACGACTACTTCGGAACCGTGCCGCTCGGACTCGTCGACTGGGGCTATCTGGTGGCACTCGCAGTCGGCGTGTTGCCGCTGTATCTCGGCGTGGCAGTGCTGGTCCGGGAGTAG
- a CDS encoding glycosyltransferase family 4 protein yields the protein MLARLLDSERTPLRRQGGDARSDGNSGLKVLQVSSSGMEFFLNQVDILTELGIDCDAVYTGDFRDGGHIHGGDRIHGELLSSIAGHNPIYYAIRGSMLYPQILKSSLLEEYDLIHINSGVVAPLGLAQPQRPVVMTFWGDDVLGDRIAGLQPRLTKLCATQSDHVIVRSQEMAEALPCEASILPSGVDMSLFRPMDRAEAREAVGWDSNERHVIFPYHESNEKKRHSVAVRTVEKANESVDETVRLQTVDDADFDEMPVYYNAADLLLVPSLREGSPNTVKEAMACNLPVVSTDVGDARTRLGPVTNSHVCSTDAELVDAVVSVLETGARSDGREHVEEVSLERMGERLIDIYESLLDEQ from the coding sequence ATGCTAGCACGGCTGCTGGACAGCGAGCGGACCCCGCTCCGTCGACAGGGGGGAGACGCCCGTAGCGACGGTAACTCGGGGTTGAAAGTCCTGCAGGTGTCCAGCTCCGGGATGGAGTTTTTCCTCAATCAGGTGGATATCCTCACCGAACTGGGCATCGACTGTGACGCGGTCTACACCGGTGATTTCCGTGACGGTGGGCACATCCACGGCGGCGACAGAATCCACGGGGAACTGTTGAGCAGTATCGCCGGCCACAATCCGATCTACTACGCGATTCGGGGGTCGATGCTGTACCCACAGATACTCAAATCGTCGTTGCTCGAGGAGTACGACCTGATACATATCAACTCCGGGGTGGTCGCCCCACTGGGGCTGGCCCAGCCCCAGCGCCCGGTCGTGATGACTTTCTGGGGCGATGACGTGCTCGGGGACCGGATAGCGGGGCTCCAACCCAGACTGACCAAGCTCTGTGCGACCCAGAGCGACCACGTCATCGTCCGCAGCCAGGAGATGGCCGAGGCGTTGCCGTGTGAGGCCTCGATACTCCCGAGCGGTGTCGACATGTCGCTGTTCCGGCCGATGGACCGGGCCGAAGCGAGGGAGGCTGTGGGATGGGATTCGAACGAACGCCACGTCATCTTTCCGTATCACGAATCCAACGAGAAAAAACGCCACTCGGTGGCGGTGCGGACTGTGGAGAAAGCGAACGAATCCGTCGACGAGACAGTACGGTTACAGACCGTCGACGACGCGGATTTCGACGAGATGCCGGTGTACTACAACGCCGCGGACCTGCTCCTGGTTCCCTCGCTGCGCGAGGGCTCACCCAACACGGTCAAGGAAGCGATGGCCTGTAACCTCCCGGTCGTCTCCACCGACGTCGGCGACGCGCGCACGAGATTGGGGCCGGTGACGAATTCACACGTCTGTTCGACCGACGCCGAGCTGGTCGACGCGGTCGTGTCTGTGCTGGAGACGGGGGCCCGTTCCGACGGGCGCGAGCACGTCGAGGAAGTGAGTCTGGAACGGATGGGGGAGCGCCTCATCGATATCTACGAGTCGCTCCTGGATGAGCAATGA
- a CDS encoding amphi-Trp domain-containing protein produces MSDPETERSVIRAGRDFEQAYRLDASEAGEFLIAIGEQLRDGDELTIVEDEWELPFAFGEPVELEIDFEGMGEPSLELEVELPGRTDEQAPGVE; encoded by the coding sequence ATGTCTGACCCTGAAACCGAGCGCTCGGTCATCCGCGCGGGCCGTGACTTCGAACAGGCGTACCGACTCGACGCGAGCGAGGCCGGCGAGTTCCTCATCGCCATCGGCGAACAGCTCCGGGACGGCGACGAACTCACCATCGTCGAGGACGAGTGGGAGCTCCCCTTCGCCTTCGGGGAGCCGGTCGAGCTCGAGATAGATTTCGAGGGGATGGGCGAACCGTCCCTCGAACTCGAGGTCGAACTGCCGGGCCGTACCGACGAACAGGCCCCTGGTGTCGAGTAG
- a CDS encoding acyl-CoA dehydrogenase, which translates to MTNFKSGSGNLDFDEDDSTDESQAESSGQTTSSPERDERSPEGADSSPATASDQSPADHDPDVPSDGPAGKSEPGGRERYPYFVRRSNVGDERDTRLEIHVRDKVADGEAAFRHELAAELDANDVSKTDAREFALLAAFRHPERVAELMREEGFDSLG; encoded by the coding sequence GTGACGAACTTCAAGTCCGGCTCCGGAAACCTCGACTTCGACGAGGATGACTCGACCGACGAATCACAGGCTGAAAGTTCAGGGCAGACCACCAGCTCGCCCGAGCGCGACGAGCGGTCGCCGGAGGGGGCTGACAGTTCCCCGGCCACAGCGTCTGACCAGTCCCCAGCCGACCACGACCCGGACGTCCCCAGCGACGGACCGGCAGGCAAATCGGAACCCGGTGGCCGGGAGCGCTATCCGTACTTCGTCCGGCGGAGCAACGTCGGCGACGAGCGGGACACCCGCCTCGAGATTCACGTCCGTGATAAGGTCGCTGACGGGGAGGCGGCGTTCCGACACGAGCTGGCCGCGGAACTTGATGCCAACGACGTCTCGAAGACCGACGCTCGGGAGTTCGCGCTGCTTGCCGCGTTTCGCCACCCCGAACGGGTCGCAGAGCTGATGCGCGAGGAAGGGTTCGACTCGCTCGGCTAA
- a CDS encoding DUF211 domain-containing protein yields MAPVKRLVVDILKPHDPPLAEFTTHIADVGSVDGVTASLIELDREVQNVKLTVAGDDIDVDATEAEVEALGGTVHSVDQVSCGERVVEDRPVPQDR; encoded by the coding sequence ATGGCACCCGTCAAGCGCCTCGTCGTCGACATCCTGAAGCCACACGACCCTCCGCTGGCCGAGTTCACAACCCATATCGCCGACGTCGGGAGCGTCGACGGCGTCACCGCCTCGCTCATCGAACTCGACAGGGAGGTCCAGAACGTGAAACTCACCGTCGCCGGCGATGACATCGACGTCGACGCCACAGAGGCCGAGGTCGAGGCCCTCGGGGGCACCGTCCACTCCGTCGACCAGGTGTCCTGTGGGGAGCGGGTCGTCGAGGACCGCCCGGTCCCACAGGACCGCTGA
- a CDS encoding ParA family protein, translating to MITAVVYSESGGTYKTTMTANLAVALQRMGLRTLVIDLDPQEGNLTSLFDAGASRSDPDADNLVKHVLDMPDGPFEELIETTAEGVDIIPSHDMLGDFTSNLEQKISYETGMQNMSREEYPRFELLYDLLWEREELHKQYDAILIDPNARAEDLLYNAIFALRTLVAPVKPAGKGNLSLDGLGELVGNMETQLDIEVGLACVVPSGVGQTNAHQQYRDQFESTPEFATPVSIGDRESLMDAMWEARGSAFKVVEERWKTFERDGEMVSEPGQRRVRDREIETLRKLYELAYFLATETFDAEVEPVLDIDVRDDERRQFDLSEEQEVTTA from the coding sequence ATGATAACGGCCGTCGTGTACTCGGAATCTGGCGGGACCTACAAGACGACGATGACAGCCAACCTCGCGGTGGCCTTACAGCGGATGGGGCTCCGGACGCTCGTCATCGACCTGGACCCACAGGAAGGGAACCTGACTAGCCTCTTCGACGCTGGGGCCAGCCGGAGCGACCCGGACGCGGACAACCTCGTCAAGCACGTCCTGGATATGCCCGACGGTCCCTTCGAGGAGCTCATCGAGACGACCGCCGAGGGCGTCGACATCATCCCGAGCCACGATATGCTGGGCGATTTCACCTCGAATCTGGAACAGAAGATATCCTACGAGACGGGGATGCAGAACATGAGCCGCGAGGAGTATCCACGGTTCGAGCTCCTCTATGACCTGCTGTGGGAGCGGGAGGAACTCCATAAACAGTATGACGCTATACTCATCGACCCGAACGCCCGCGCGGAGGATCTGCTGTACAACGCTATCTTCGCACTTCGCACCCTGGTCGCGCCGGTCAAACCGGCCGGGAAGGGCAATCTGAGTCTGGACGGCCTGGGCGAACTCGTCGGCAATATGGAGACCCAACTAGATATCGAGGTCGGCCTCGCCTGTGTCGTCCCCTCGGGCGTGGGCCAGACCAACGCTCACCAGCAGTACCGCGACCAGTTCGAGTCGACTCCAGAGTTCGCGACGCCGGTCAGCATCGGCGACCGCGAGAGCCTCATGGACGCGATGTGGGAGGCTCGCGGCTCCGCGTTCAAGGTGGTAGAGGAGCGCTGGAAGACCTTCGAGCGCGACGGCGAGATGGTCAGCGAACCAGGCCAGCGTCGCGTCCGTGACCGTGAAATCGAGACGCTGCGGAAACTGTACGAACTCGCGTACTTCCTCGCCACGGAGACGTTCGACGCAGAGGTCGAGCCGGTTCTCGATATCGACGTCAGAGACGACGAGCGCCGACAGTTCGACCTCAGCGAGGAGCAGGAGGTGACGACGGCGTGA
- a CDS encoding GNAT family N-acetyltransferase translates to MTMLDAPQATERYTVGTCTDSDEWNQFVEHNDGPAYNHWAWSDAVASYGHPRWHLVARDNETDEIAAALPIYHVESRLFGSKLLSPAFAERGGIVIDETAQAETAKRLILEQTKRMAAELDAEYVSLRGAQATDAADFSVKNRYVTFQVSTDQGSDAVWDDIRDSRQRQIRQADDNDALQFKVADSLADLETYYQLYLETMHRHGSPAHSFEFFRTLWDQLHEPGHLRLSLILHEGSPINGMIDLSLGSTVYQWGVVNEYEHRDLNGGSLLLWKSLERAAEDGFDTYEFGRTREGSGVYLFKKSFGGTKTWYDDVHYFPNGEVALPDPEAEKYERAKEIWKRLPLSVTRIVGPQVRKQLGI, encoded by the coding sequence ATGACGATGTTGGACGCCCCACAGGCTACCGAGCGATACACGGTCGGGACCTGTACCGACAGCGACGAGTGGAATCAGTTCGTGGAACACAACGACGGTCCGGCGTACAACCACTGGGCCTGGAGCGACGCGGTCGCCTCGTATGGACATCCCAGATGGCACCTCGTTGCTCGTGACAACGAGACGGACGAGATTGCGGCCGCGCTTCCGATATACCACGTCGAGAGTCGGCTGTTCGGTTCGAAGCTGCTGTCACCGGCCTTCGCCGAGCGGGGCGGGATAGTCATAGACGAGACCGCTCAGGCAGAGACCGCGAAACGACTCATCCTGGAGCAGACCAAACGGATGGCGGCGGAACTGGACGCCGAGTACGTCAGCCTGCGGGGCGCACAGGCCACCGACGCAGCTGATTTCAGCGTCAAGAACAGGTACGTCACCTTCCAGGTGTCGACCGACCAGGGGTCGGACGCGGTCTGGGACGACATACGGGACAGTCGACAGCGCCAGATACGGCAGGCCGACGACAACGACGCGTTGCAGTTCAAAGTCGCCGACTCGCTGGCGGACCTCGAGACGTACTATCAGCTCTATCTCGAGACGATGCATCGTCACGGGAGTCCCGCCCACTCCTTCGAGTTCTTCAGGACGCTCTGGGACCAGCTCCACGAGCCGGGGCATCTCCGTCTAAGCCTGATACTGCACGAGGGCTCGCCGATAAACGGGATGATAGACCTCTCGCTCGGGTCGACCGTCTATCAGTGGGGCGTCGTGAACGAGTACGAACATCGCGACCTGAACGGCGGGAGCCTCCTGCTGTGGAAATCGCTCGAACGCGCCGCCGAGGACGGGTTCGACACCTACGAGTTCGGTCGGACCCGGGAAGGGTCGGGGGTCTATCTGTTCAAGAAGAGTTTCGGGGGGACGAAGACCTGGTACGACGACGTTCACTACTTCCCGAACGGTGAGGTGGCGCTGCCCGACCCGGAGGCCGAAAAGTACGAGCGGGCAAAGGAGATCTGGAAACGACTGCCGCTGTCGGTCACTCGCATCGTGGGACCGCAGGTGCGCAAACAGCTGGGGATCTGA
- a CDS encoding universal stress protein, with protein MYESILFPTDGSEAADAALDHAVDHARQYDATLHVLFVAQDDLGPSGLIHEEHDDVEQSDMVGDHDETQSSGMTNEDSERMGFIAEHGEAVVSEVADAVGDEVPVETAVLSGAPYERILDYADEESADLIVMGTHGRTGVDRYLLGSVTEKVVRTADIPVLTVRTPEQ; from the coding sequence ATGTACGAGAGCATCCTGTTCCCAACAGATGGCAGCGAGGCCGCAGACGCGGCCCTGGACCACGCCGTCGACCACGCTCGGCAGTACGACGCCACGTTGCACGTGCTGTTCGTGGCCCAGGATGACCTCGGACCGTCGGGGCTGATTCACGAGGAACACGACGACGTCGAACAGTCTGACATGGTCGGGGACCACGACGAGACGCAGTCGTCCGGAATGACCAACGAAGACTCCGAGCGGATGGGATTCATCGCCGAGCACGGCGAAGCCGTCGTCTCCGAGGTCGCCGACGCGGTCGGTGACGAGGTGCCAGTCGAGACGGCGGTCCTGAGTGGCGCTCCCTACGAGCGCATCCTCGACTACGCCGACGAGGAGAGCGCGGACCTCATCGTGATGGGGACCCACGGGCGGACCGGCGTGGACCGCTACCTCCTCGGGAGCGTTACCGAGAAGGTGGTTCGGACCGCCGACATCCCGGTGCTCACCGTGCGCACGCCGGAACAGTAG
- a CDS encoding helix-turn-helix domain-containing protein, with product MPDSMTEQLQQDMECEGLLECFHGLKQLDKECFQALVNAEDPLTVDEIAETVDRERSTAYRSVQRLLQTGFIQKEQINYDQGGYYHVYRPTDPSKIASEMQRMLNDWYAKMGQLIGEFEQKYENEAESPPQAGS from the coding sequence ATGCCGGACTCGATGACCGAACAGCTACAACAGGATATGGAGTGTGAGGGGCTGCTGGAATGTTTCCACGGGCTCAAACAGCTCGACAAGGAGTGTTTTCAGGCGCTTGTCAACGCCGAGGACCCGCTCACTGTCGACGAGATAGCCGAGACCGTCGACCGCGAGCGCTCGACCGCCTATCGGTCGGTCCAGCGCCTGCTCCAGACGGGGTTCATCCAGAAAGAGCAGATAAACTACGACCAGGGCGGCTACTACCACGTCTACCGGCCGACGGACCCCTCGAAGATAGCCAGTGAGATGCAGCGGATGCTCAACGACTGGTACGCCAAGATGGGCCAGCTCATCGGGGAGTTCGAACAGAAATACGAGAACGAGGCCGAGTCACCGCCGCAAGCCGGGAGCTAG